The Corynebacterium glaucum genome includes a region encoding these proteins:
- the aroA gene encoding 3-phosphoshikimate 1-carboxyvinyltransferase produces the protein MVRMTDLWPAPHSATPITHTVEVPGSKSMTNRAYILTALANGQSTIAGALRSRDTDLMEAALASMGVEFAHEGGTIRVNPRELRAAEVDCGLAGTVMRFLPPVAAFAHGPVLFDGDEYARNRPMTTILDALRQLGVAVAGDTLPFTVHGRGSAEGGEVEIDASGSSQFVSGLLLSAARFDRGVTVKNTAGMLPSMPHIEMTIQMLADAGVRVRAEGQTWQVEPQTIQATHFDIEPDLSNATPFLAAAAVTGGAVRIPHWPLDTTQPGDVIRLILERMGCEVDLIAEGKHHTLEVRGPQRGGLRGLRIDMSDIGELTPTVAALATQATTPSELTGIAHLRGHETDRLAALTREINNLGGACEELPDGLRITPAELHGGTWATYDDHRMATAGAIIGLTTEGVMVENIGTTAKTLPDFDEMWTAMVHR, from the coding sequence ATGGTTCGCATGACAGATCTTTGGCCCGCCCCGCATTCCGCGACCCCGATTACCCACACAGTTGAGGTGCCGGGGTCGAAATCGATGACCAACCGGGCCTACATCCTCACCGCGCTTGCGAACGGGCAATCCACCATTGCCGGTGCGCTGCGCTCGCGTGATACCGATCTGATGGAAGCGGCGCTGGCGTCAATGGGCGTGGAGTTTGCGCACGAAGGCGGCACGATTCGCGTGAATCCGCGCGAACTGCGCGCCGCCGAGGTGGACTGCGGGCTGGCCGGCACGGTCATGCGGTTTCTGCCGCCGGTTGCGGCGTTCGCGCATGGGCCCGTGCTTTTCGACGGCGACGAGTACGCACGCAACCGCCCCATGACCACCATCCTCGATGCGCTGCGCCAGCTCGGCGTGGCTGTCGCCGGCGATACCTTGCCTTTCACTGTCCACGGCCGCGGCAGTGCGGAAGGCGGCGAGGTGGAGATCGACGCCTCCGGATCCTCGCAGTTCGTCTCCGGGTTGCTCTTGTCCGCCGCCCGGTTCGACCGCGGCGTGACTGTGAAGAACACCGCCGGCATGCTGCCGTCGATGCCCCACATCGAGATGACGATTCAGATGCTCGCTGACGCCGGCGTGCGTGTGCGCGCCGAGGGTCAGACGTGGCAGGTGGAGCCGCAGACTATCCAGGCGACGCACTTCGACATCGAGCCGGACCTGTCCAACGCCACCCCTTTCCTCGCCGCTGCGGCCGTGACCGGTGGCGCGGTGCGCATCCCGCACTGGCCGCTGGACACCACTCAACCTGGCGATGTCATCCGTCTCATCTTGGAGCGCATGGGCTGCGAAGTGGACCTCATTGCCGAGGGCAAACACCACACGCTCGAGGTGCGCGGGCCGCAGCGCGGCGGCCTGCGCGGGCTCCGCATCGACATGAGCGACATCGGCGAGCTCACCCCCACCGTCGCCGCCCTCGCCACGCAGGCGACCACCCCGAGCGAGCTCACCGGCATTGCGCACTTGCGCGGCCACGAAACGGATCGCCTAGCCGCGCTGACCCGCGAGATCAACAACCTCGGCGGTGCGTGCGAAGAGCTCCCCGACGGTCTGCGCATCACCCCCGCCGAGCTGCACGGCGGCACGTGGGCGACCTACGACGACCACCGCATGGCCACTGCCGGCGCGATCATCGGCCTTACAACCGAGGGCGTGATGGTGGAGAACATCGGCACCACCGCGAAGACATTGCCGGACTTCGACGAAATGTGGACTGCGATGGTGCACCGTTAA
- a CDS encoding SOS response-associated peptidase, with protein MCGRFVLFTSGQDLFDQVATLPGVREVVAPDGTPPPRYNVSPTQQVPLIRLEGDTAQIDAARWGLLPTWKKDDTGAPLFNARGETVAEKSSFRSAFKARRGLMVLDGYYEWKTDGTDKQPYYVRPESGLLYAAALWETGLDRLSTTMVTTEATENMSWLHHRLPLFLAPEEIRTWVEGTPEEALALVAPSRVAGSFVWQEADKAVGNVRNDYAELMSAK; from the coding sequence ATGTGCGGACGCTTTGTGCTTTTCACCTCCGGTCAGGACCTGTTTGACCAGGTCGCCACACTCCCCGGCGTGCGCGAGGTGGTAGCGCCCGACGGCACCCCGCCGCCGCGCTACAACGTTTCCCCCACGCAGCAGGTACCGCTCATCAGGCTTGAGGGCGACACCGCGCAGATCGACGCCGCGCGCTGGGGCCTGCTGCCCACCTGGAAAAAGGACGACACGGGCGCGCCGCTGTTCAACGCCCGCGGGGAAACGGTTGCGGAGAAGTCTTCGTTCCGCTCCGCCTTCAAAGCCCGGCGCGGGCTCATGGTCCTCGACGGTTACTACGAGTGGAAAACAGACGGCACCGACAAGCAGCCGTATTACGTTCGCCCGGAATCAGGTTTGCTCTACGCTGCGGCATTGTGGGAAACAGGGCTTGATCGCTTATCGACGACCATGGTGACCACCGAGGCGACCGAGAACATGTCGTGGCTTCACCACCGCTTGCCCCTGTTTTTGGCTCCAGAGGAAATCCGCACCTGGGTCGAGGGGACGCCGGAGGAGGCGCTGGCGCTGGTGGCACCGTCGCGGGTGGCTGGCAGCTTTGTGTGGCAAGAGGCGGACAAAGCCGTGGGCAATGTGCGCAACGACTACGCGGAGCTGATGTCGGCGAAGTGA
- a CDS encoding aminoacyl-tRNA deacylase — protein sequence MAARTRALEAVKDTPHEVLEYTSAQDHFGEHAAQELGTDPHATLKTLVIANSANEREMALCCVPVAGHLSLKAAAKALGWKHAALADPAKAQRTTGYIVGGISPLGTLTRLPLLIDASVNALPQITVSAGQRGLSIAIAPDDLARLGGGHFADISSA from the coding sequence ATGGCTGCACGCACCCGCGCTCTCGAGGCGGTAAAGGACACACCTCACGAGGTGCTCGAGTACACCTCTGCCCAAGACCACTTCGGAGAACACGCGGCACAGGAACTCGGCACTGACCCGCACGCGACGCTGAAAACGCTCGTCATCGCCAACTCCGCGAACGAGCGCGAAATGGCGCTGTGCTGCGTGCCCGTCGCTGGCCATCTCTCGCTCAAGGCGGCAGCGAAAGCGCTCGGCTGGAAGCACGCCGCCCTCGCAGATCCAGCCAAAGCACAGCGCACCACCGGCTACATCGTCGGCGGCATCTCACCGCTGGGCACGCTCACCAGGCTCCCATTGCTTATCGACGCCTCGGTCAACGCCCTCCCCCAAATCACCGTCTCCGCCGGCCAACGCGGCCTTTCGATCGCGATCGCCCCGGATGACCTCGCACGCCTCGGCGGCGGTCACTTCGCCGACATCAGCTCCGCGTAG
- a CDS encoding sigma-70 family RNA polymerase sigma factor, protein MATMPETDTDAVNESVNEAVDEVALSERKARFTEEAMPLLDQLYGGALRMTRNPQDAEDLVQETYLKAYNAFDSFKPGTNLKAWLYRIMTNTYINSYRKKQRRPLVTSAEDVTDSQLYTSSSHDSTGLESAEVEALKLMPNSRISEALNALNEDYRMVVYYADVEGLAYKEIAEVMDIPLGTVMSRLHRGRKQLREMLKDVANEQGIGLDREPEEK, encoded by the coding sequence ATGGCCACTATGCCCGAAACCGACACCGACGCCGTCAACGAGTCCGTCAACGAGGCCGTCGACGAGGTTGCGCTCAGCGAGCGCAAGGCGCGCTTCACCGAGGAAGCGATGCCGTTGCTCGACCAGCTCTACGGCGGTGCGCTGCGCATGACGCGCAACCCGCAGGACGCCGAGGACCTCGTGCAAGAGACGTACCTGAAGGCCTACAACGCGTTCGATTCCTTCAAACCGGGCACCAATTTGAAGGCGTGGTTGTACCGGATTATGACCAACACCTACATCAACTCCTACCGCAAGAAGCAGCGCCGGCCGCTGGTGACATCGGCAGAAGACGTAACAGACTCCCAGCTCTACACTTCCAGCTCGCACGATTCGACGGGATTGGAATCTGCTGAGGTGGAGGCGCTGAAGCTGATGCCGAATTCTCGGATCTCCGAGGCGCTGAACGCGTTGAATGAGGACTACCGCATGGTCGTTTACTACGCGGATGTGGAGGGTTTGGCGTACAAGGAAATCGCCGAAGTGATGGACATCCCGCTGGGAACCGTGATGAGTCGGCTGCACCGGGGAAGAAAACAGCTCCGCGAGATGTTGAAAGACGTAGCTAACGAACAAGGCATTGGACTCGACCGCGAACCGGAGGAGAAATAG
- the rsrA gene encoding mycothiol system anti-sigma-R factor, with translation MASGNCTCTQGSGHDTQLLLCEMFDPETTQRRAEEIRREIANCPECLRRLESEQTVRGLVRDCCGQANAPEPLRQRIIASITTVTYTETYTEVRRPR, from the coding sequence ATGGCTAGCGGAAACTGCACGTGCACGCAGGGGAGTGGCCACGACACGCAGCTGCTCCTGTGCGAGATGTTCGACCCGGAAACCACGCAGAGGCGCGCCGAGGAGATTCGCCGCGAGATCGCGAACTGTCCTGAATGCCTGCGGCGCCTTGAATCAGAGCAGACAGTGCGCGGGTTGGTGCGTGACTGCTGCGGGCAGGCGAATGCGCCGGAGCCGCTGCGCCAGCGCATTATCGCCTCGATTACGACGGTGACCTACACCGAGACGTATACCGAGGTGCGCCGCCCTCGGTAA
- a CDS encoding 50S ribosomal protein bL37, protein MSKRGRKRKDRRKKSANRGKRPNS, encoded by the coding sequence ATGAGCAAACGTGGTCGTAAGCGCAAGGACCGCCGCAAGAAGAGCGCTAACCGCGGTAAGCGTCCTAACTCTTAA
- a CDS encoding WhiB family transcriptional regulator, whose amino-acid sequence MDWRHEAICRDEDPELFFPVGNSGPALSQIAQAKLVCNRCPVTSQCLKWALETGQDAGVWGGMSEEERRALKRRNKARARNRARLTV is encoded by the coding sequence ATGGATTGGCGCCACGAAGCAATCTGTCGCGACGAGGACCCGGAACTGTTCTTCCCAGTCGGCAACTCGGGCCCGGCACTGTCCCAGATCGCCCAGGCCAAGCTTGTTTGCAACCGCTGCCCCGTCACCTCCCAATGCCTGAAGTGGGCGCTTGAGACCGGCCAGGATGCTGGCGTGTGGGGCGGTATGTCCGAGGAGGAGCGCCGCGCGCTCAAGCGCCGCAACAAGGCACGCGCCCGCAACCGCGCCCGCCTGACCGTCTAA
- a CDS encoding Rv3212 family protein, which translates to MTRPLRRTRGDVIATAVIAAVAVLLLMIAYFTAPIRASQLNPAAEELDNAGRLAVVPESLSESFRLPDTAPGVQPVVVNGLIITYNDGTVTATTVEGETAWTYKRDTDLCALDSAWGKVVAVYRSNAGCGDVVALEALTGQYSRTRSAIAPDEVTAISSNDRVGYVGTTRAELWRSDMVRTVEYGFVEAPQEPNMQPHVCDISSALTRTELLAVTETCEDGTYLRFQDTTPEDSRKPEMYGSVEISADAYLVAISQEGAAIYDPDTNEIRAYDKDGNSTASSSVTNLGDPLTLEGNLRALPVADLPHHMTYHEGDSLVLLEPGNLQATGVFQGALGTGFAAGDRLLYASDEGVAVVNWDENNVESIIPVDRGEYSGPVHIDSAGATVVEKRGNEIVVLTAK; encoded by the coding sequence GTGACTCGCCCATTGCGCCGCACCCGGGGCGACGTGATCGCCACCGCTGTCATTGCAGCCGTGGCGGTACTGCTGTTGATGATCGCGTACTTCACCGCGCCGATCCGCGCCTCACAGCTGAACCCAGCTGCGGAGGAATTGGACAATGCCGGGCGCCTTGCGGTGGTGCCGGAATCGCTCTCGGAGAGCTTTCGCCTCCCTGACACTGCTCCAGGTGTCCAGCCCGTCGTGGTGAACGGTCTCATCATCACTTATAACGACGGCACCGTCACGGCCACGACAGTAGAGGGAGAAACTGCGTGGACGTATAAACGGGATACGGACCTCTGTGCGCTGGACAGCGCCTGGGGCAAGGTCGTCGCGGTGTACCGCAGTAATGCAGGCTGCGGCGATGTCGTCGCGCTTGAGGCGCTGACCGGCCAGTACTCGCGTACTCGTTCGGCGATCGCGCCAGATGAGGTCACCGCGATCAGCTCGAATGACCGAGTCGGCTACGTTGGTACGACCCGCGCCGAACTTTGGCGCTCTGACATGGTGCGCACCGTGGAGTACGGGTTCGTCGAGGCACCGCAGGAACCGAACATGCAGCCCCACGTGTGCGACATTTCCTCGGCGCTGACCCGCACCGAGTTGTTGGCTGTCACCGAGACCTGCGAGGACGGCACGTACCTGCGTTTCCAGGACACCACACCGGAGGATTCCCGCAAGCCAGAGATGTACGGCAGCGTCGAGATCTCTGCCGACGCCTACCTGGTAGCCATCTCGCAAGAGGGCGCGGCGATCTACGATCCGGATACCAATGAGATTCGCGCCTACGACAAGGACGGCAACTCCACCGCCTCGTCTTCGGTGACCAATCTGGGTGACCCTCTCACGCTCGAGGGGAACCTCCGCGCGCTTCCCGTCGCCGATCTGCCGCATCACATGACGTATCACGAGGGCGATTCACTGGTGCTTTTGGAGCCAGGCAACCTCCAGGCAACCGGTGTATTCCAAGGCGCGCTCGGCACAGGTTTCGCCGCTGGCGATCGGCTGCTTTACGCCTCCGATGAAGGCGTCGCGGTTGTCAACTGGGACGAGAACAATGTTGAATCAATCATCCCGGTGGACCGCGGCGAGTATTCAGGCCCAGTCCACATTGATTCCGCCGGCGCTACCGTCGTCGAAAAGCGGGGCAACGAGATCGTCGTGCTCACGGCAAAGTAG
- a CDS encoding DEAD/DEAH box helicase, with translation MRVPKNLPKFATGGRSRTAGQQSPTFADLGVAAELIAGLADLGITTSFSIQELAIPLALNGRDLIGQARTGMGKTYAFGVPLLDRVFDDADIAELDGTPRALVIVPTRELAVQVGDDLERAAKYTPVRVSTIYGGRPYEEQIAALQDGVDVVVGTPGRLIDLYERGELKLSGAAILVLDEADEMLDMGFLPDIEKIWGALPASLQTMLFSATMPGPILTLARSKMHTPVHIRAEAADAPTTHVTTRQVVFKSHRMDKPEVVARILQAPERGRTIIFSRTKRTAAEVAEDLAKRGFAVGAVHGDLGQNAREQALEAFRNAEVDILVATDVAARGIDVEDVTHVINYQTPDDPMTYVHRIGRTGRAGHSGTAITLVGYDEVHKWDLINQELGLEQPEPPEWFSTSPEFAEALDIPDSASATVGPARKVLGARPPRSKGGRNGRSHGGRRPNQRADQGGTHR, from the coding sequence ATGCGTGTGCCAAAGAACCTGCCGAAGTTTGCAACAGGTGGCCGCTCCCGCACCGCAGGGCAGCAGTCCCCGACCTTTGCGGACCTCGGCGTTGCCGCCGAATTGATCGCCGGGCTTGCAGACCTGGGAATCACCACGTCGTTTTCTATCCAGGAACTCGCGATCCCTCTCGCGCTAAATGGGCGCGACTTGATTGGGCAAGCCAGAACCGGCATGGGAAAAACATACGCGTTCGGTGTCCCTCTGCTGGATCGGGTGTTTGATGACGCAGATATTGCAGAGCTTGACGGCACCCCGCGCGCGCTCGTCATAGTCCCCACCCGTGAACTTGCAGTACAGGTCGGGGACGATCTGGAACGAGCGGCAAAGTACACGCCGGTGCGTGTCTCGACCATCTACGGCGGGCGCCCGTACGAAGAACAGATCGCGGCGTTGCAAGACGGTGTGGATGTCGTCGTCGGAACCCCGGGGCGCCTCATTGATCTGTACGAGCGCGGGGAGCTCAAGTTGTCTGGCGCGGCCATCCTCGTCCTGGATGAGGCGGACGAGATGCTGGACATGGGTTTCTTGCCGGACATTGAAAAGATTTGGGGAGCGTTGCCGGCTTCGCTGCAGACCATGTTGTTTTCGGCGACAATGCCTGGTCCGATTCTCACGCTCGCCCGTTCGAAGATGCATACTCCGGTGCACATTCGCGCTGAGGCGGCTGATGCACCGACCACGCACGTCACCACCCGGCAAGTGGTGTTTAAATCCCACCGGATGGATAAACCGGAAGTGGTGGCACGCATCCTGCAGGCGCCCGAACGTGGCCGCACCATCATCTTCTCGCGCACCAAACGCACCGCGGCCGAGGTAGCAGAAGATCTTGCCAAGCGCGGGTTCGCCGTCGGTGCCGTCCACGGCGACCTGGGGCAGAACGCCCGCGAGCAGGCGCTTGAAGCGTTCCGCAACGCCGAGGTAGACATCCTCGTTGCCACCGACGTCGCAGCTCGCGGCATTGACGTCGAAGATGTCACCCACGTGATCAACTACCAAACGCCGGACGACCCGATGACGTATGTGCACCGCATCGGCCGCACAGGACGCGCGGGACATAGCGGCACCGCGATCACGCTTGTCGGTTACGACGAAGTGCACAAGTGGGATCTGATCAACCAGGAGCTCGGCCTCGAACAACCTGAGCCGCCGGAATGGTTCTCCACCTCACCTGAGTTCGCGGAAGCACTCGACATTCCGGACTCCGCGTCTGCGACTGTGGGTCCGGCGCGTAAAGTGCTCGGGGCACGCCCACCGCGCTCGAAGGGAGGGCGAAACGGCCGCTCCCACGGTGGCCGGCGCCCGAACCAAAGAGCCGATCAAGGAGGCACACACCGGTGA
- a CDS encoding DUF3107 domain-containing protein → MPKTEPKDSDFTTMDIKIGLADIPRELVVRLPEGQEGVIGVVQQAIDASSPTFKLEDDKGRQYLIRTDRVVYVEQGSVAAHSVGFMR, encoded by the coding sequence ATGCCCAAGACAGAACCGAAGGATAGTGATTTCACAACCATGGATATCAAGATTGGTCTTGCAGACATTCCCCGCGAGCTTGTCGTCCGTCTTCCCGAAGGGCAAGAGGGCGTGATCGGGGTCGTGCAGCAGGCGATCGACGCTTCCTCCCCGACGTTCAAGCTCGAAGATGACAAGGGGCGCCAGTACCTGATCCGCACTGACCGCGTGGTTTATGTCGAGCAGGGCTCTGTGGCAGCGCATTCCGTGGGATTCATGCGTTAA
- a CDS encoding DUF3152 domain-containing protein, with the protein MTTRHYPDRDDRADYGGHAPRDLGDGRDVVDGWSTQPQRGPEPSASHRGSDGDGRLVVFAREYGWRAYAIPVLAVITVFVVVNMFQNPQDQVVSAASTSTASSQDPLAQPGDQAGDEEKDQPLEPAEMPEGEQDINELPPGGAYTESGDGTFYEVGASGAQSGDGEEIVVRYVVEIENGVDTAPYGGDEAFASMVDATLMDPRGWTNDPRFRFEHVSSNEEPSLRIRLTSVATTRELCGGDLGLETSCRTTITGDDSVVINESRWVRGAAPFDGDLGRYRQYVINHEVGHAVGFAEHVPCPSEGDLAPIMMQQTLSLNNAQLRALNPSEVYPENSYTCRSNPWPYPRPAVL; encoded by the coding sequence ATGACCACCAGGCACTACCCCGATAGAGACGACCGGGCCGATTACGGCGGTCACGCTCCGCGAGACCTCGGCGACGGCCGGGACGTGGTCGACGGGTGGAGCACTCAACCCCAGCGGGGTCCCGAACCATCTGCCTCTCACAGGGGAAGCGACGGAGATGGACGCCTGGTGGTGTTTGCTCGCGAGTACGGTTGGCGGGCATACGCCATCCCCGTTTTGGCGGTGATAACCGTGTTCGTGGTGGTCAACATGTTCCAAAACCCGCAGGATCAGGTCGTGAGCGCTGCGTCAACTTCGACTGCGTCCTCCCAAGACCCGTTGGCCCAGCCAGGGGATCAAGCCGGTGACGAGGAGAAAGATCAGCCGCTCGAGCCAGCAGAGATGCCCGAGGGCGAGCAGGACATCAACGAGCTTCCCCCGGGCGGGGCGTACACCGAGTCCGGCGACGGCACCTTCTACGAGGTTGGCGCTTCGGGCGCACAGTCGGGTGACGGTGAAGAGATTGTGGTTCGCTACGTCGTCGAAATTGAAAACGGCGTCGACACCGCGCCTTACGGCGGCGACGAGGCGTTCGCATCGATGGTGGATGCAACCCTGATGGATCCGCGCGGATGGACAAACGACCCACGCTTCCGCTTTGAGCACGTCTCCAGCAACGAGGAGCCCTCACTGCGAATTCGCCTCACCTCGGTTGCCACCACGCGCGAGCTCTGCGGCGGTGACTTAGGGCTGGAAACCAGCTGCCGCACGACGATTACCGGCGATGACTCGGTGGTGATCAATGAGTCGCGTTGGGTTCGCGGTGCCGCGCCGTTTGACGGTGACCTGGGGCGCTACCGTCAATACGTGATTAATCACGAGGTCGGTCACGCCGTCGGGTTTGCAGAGCACGTCCCCTGCCCTTCTGAAGGGGACCTTGCGCCGATCATGATGCAGCAGACGCTGAGTTTGAATAACGCACAATTGCGGGCGCTTAATCCCTCTGAAGTGTACCCCGAGAACTCTTATACTTGCCGCTCCAACCCATGGCCGTATCCGCGGCCGGCGGTGCTCTAG